A region from the Chitinophaga sp. Cy-1792 genome encodes:
- a CDS encoding Crp/Fnr family transcriptional regulator, whose amino-acid sequence MYELIDQFTDKCISLTPEEREYFHGLLKFKRVRKRTYLLQEGEICDFEAFIVKGCVRTYFLSEDGTETILSFAIENWWVSDLYSFTEQKPSNMFIETLEDSELLIIDYKSKEELYKRIPKFETLFRLLVQRSLFALQRRFHSLVSQTAEQRYVAFMEKYPDIVQRVPQNQIARYLGVSPEFLSKVRNSMHKKSKP is encoded by the coding sequence ATGTATGAGCTTATAGATCAATTTACGGACAAGTGTATCAGTCTCACCCCGGAAGAACGGGAGTACTTCCATGGACTCCTGAAATTCAAGCGGGTAAGGAAACGTACCTACCTCTTGCAGGAAGGAGAGATCTGCGATTTCGAAGCATTTATTGTAAAGGGTTGTGTACGTACTTATTTTTTAAGTGAAGATGGTACGGAAACGATTTTGTCATTTGCCATAGAAAACTGGTGGGTAAGCGATCTGTATAGTTTTACAGAACAGAAACCTTCCAATATGTTTATCGAAACACTGGAAGATTCAGAACTGCTGATCATCGATTATAAAAGCAAGGAAGAATTATATAAGCGCATACCTAAATTTGAAACGCTGTTCCGTCTGTTAGTGCAACGCTCGCTGTTTGCACTGCAGCGCCGTTTCCATAGCCTCGTTTCGCAGACCGCAGAACAACGCTACGTTGCCTTTATGGAAAAGTACCCCGACATAGTACAACGGGTACCACAGAACCAGATCGCGCGCTACCTGGGTGTTTCGCCGGAATTTTTAAGTAAGGTGAGAAACAGTATGCATAAAAAAAGTAAGCCCTAA
- a CDS encoding alpha/beta hydrolase has product MAHQYKVIAAGKPVAEAEKALIMIHGRGATARDILTLAPHLNVSDYALLAPQATGNTWYPQSFLAPIEENEPWLSSALENLQQLTKEVIAAGIKKENIYFLGFSQGACLTMEFIARNADKYGGAVAFTGGLIGPAVNTANYKGNFEKMPVFIGSSDPDFHVPVTRVHETTKVLEDMGADVTTIVYPQMGHTISQNEINEVNRLIFSK; this is encoded by the coding sequence ATGGCACATCAATATAAAGTTATTGCTGCCGGCAAACCGGTAGCGGAGGCAGAAAAGGCACTGATCATGATTCACGGCCGCGGTGCTACTGCCCGTGATATCCTTACACTGGCGCCACATTTAAATGTCAGTGATTATGCGTTGCTGGCCCCACAGGCCACTGGCAATACCTGGTACCCGCAGTCATTCCTGGCACCTATTGAAGAAAACGAGCCATGGCTCAGCAGTGCATTGGAAAATCTGCAGCAACTGACCAAAGAAGTCATTGCCGCAGGCATCAAAAAAGAAAATATTTATTTCCTGGGATTCTCGCAAGGGGCTTGTCTGACCATGGAATTCATTGCACGCAATGCGGATAAATACGGTGGAGCAGTCGCCTTTACCGGCGGCCTCATCGGACCGGCAGTAAATACGGCCAATTACAAAGGTAATTTTGAAAAGATGCCTGTATTTATTGGCAGCAGCGACCCTGATTTTCACGTACCGGTAACCAGGGTACATGAAACCACCAAAGTACTGGAAGATATGGGGGCGGATGTAACCACCATCGTTTACCCACAGATGGGGCATACTATCTCACAAAATGAAATTAATGAGGTCAACCGTTTAATATTCAGTAAGTAA
- a CDS encoding ring-cleaving dioxygenase encodes MNNNILGLHHITAIAADAQRNYDFYTKVMGLRLVKKTVNFDDPGTYHFYFGDEHGTPGTILTFFPWENISKGQAGTGMATEIAYSVPQGSIEFWKERFKKYNVPFTEVNERFGEKFLSFTDPDGLQLTMVEPAKVDTRSGWTTAEVNKDVATKGFHSTTLMLRSIEPTAKILTDIFGYELQSQEGNRYRFATNAVEQANIIDLLEAPDGPRGYNAGGTNHHVAFRVADDNIQMEFRDKILRKGLQITPKIDRDYFYSLYFREPGGVLFEIATDNPGFTVDEPLEQLGTGLRLPKQYEPAREEIEKILPVLK; translated from the coding sequence ATGAATAACAATATTTTAGGCCTTCACCACATCACCGCCATCGCAGCAGACGCACAGCGTAACTATGATTTCTATACCAAAGTAATGGGACTGCGACTGGTGAAAAAAACTGTCAACTTCGACGATCCCGGCACCTATCACTTCTATTTCGGAGATGAACACGGCACACCGGGCACCATCCTTACCTTCTTCCCATGGGAAAATATTTCCAAAGGGCAGGCAGGTACCGGTATGGCCACAGAAATTGCCTATAGCGTACCTCAAGGCAGCATTGAATTCTGGAAAGAACGCTTTAAAAAATATAACGTTCCCTTTACCGAAGTGAACGAAAGATTCGGTGAAAAATTCCTCAGCTTCACTGACCCGGATGGCTTACAGCTTACCATGGTAGAACCTGCGAAAGTTGACACCCGTAGCGGCTGGACAACCGCCGAAGTAAACAAAGACGTTGCCACCAAAGGATTCCACAGTACTACCCTCATGCTTCGCAGCATAGAGCCTACTGCAAAAATCCTGACAGATATTTTCGGTTATGAGCTGCAGTCACAGGAAGGCAACCGTTACCGCTTTGCCACCAACGCAGTAGAACAGGCCAACATCATCGATCTGCTGGAAGCCCCTGACGGGCCTCGGGGCTACAATGCCGGCGGTACTAATCACCACGTCGCTTTCCGCGTAGCAGATGATAATATCCAGATGGAATTCAGAGATAAAATCCTCCGCAAAGGGTTACAGATCACACCAAAAATTGACCGTGATTACTTCTACTCTCTCTACTTCCGGGAACCAGGCGGCGTGTTATTCGAAATCGCTACCGACAATCCGGGCTTCACGGTAGATGAGCCACTGGAGCAGCTGGGTACTGGCCTTCGCCTGCCAAAGCAATATGAGCCGGCCAGAGAAGAAATTGAAAAGATATTACCCGTATTGAAATAA